The window ataaattatattactaaatataatcaaacatcaagtgtaattaataaatcaaggCGCATGGACCATTGAAGTAACTAAGGACGAGGCACATTCCCTTTATATTATGTACAGCTTCGAATTAATTGCAAGTTAGttaattgtttttagttgttctgacaaaattaaataatattgaaacATCCTTAACCTAAGTCTGGGCCTAGGTAGGGGCAGGAGGGGGGTAGGGGTCCATGCAACTTcgcaaatttcattttcttatgcTCAACTATTCTATCAAAAAAAAGTATAGTACTAGAGAGATAGTAATGCACAAAACGTAGATTGCAAGTTGAAAAGTCTATGATAGTCATGCATTCACATAGACAAACAGCAACTCACGTAGAACTGAATATAAGTTTAAAGGAATTAATATATTGGTATCCCAGGATCAAATATTTAGTGTGTTTATTTCATGAAATTGGATCACTCAACTTAGTCCTAGATAAATAATCATGTggtaattagtcatagccaatcacctccaactaaaataatctcatgaCAACTTAATCTAAGATTATAATATTGGTACCATTTTATCTAGTAAATCGAACACCTTCTAACAGTACTAAGTTTCATAAGTTGATAGATGAATATGATGATGTGAATAAATAAACCATATAGCTAGATTAGATGGTGTTGCACAATGATCATTTAATAGCATATGCCAAAGTCATTAAATGGGTGGATTTAAAGCTTTTTAGTAGTTGTTCATGTACCAAGATTGATCTTGACGTAGCATGCATATGAAGTTTTTAGATGTGTGTTTTCTGCACTAATTTTGAGTTAGGTAGGGCGTTCTATTTATGAGATTTGCTCATTTAATAATCGTGTCACACTATGTGGTGTTGTAATTTTGAATTCTACAAATGGTCACTTATGTATTGATGAGCCATTAATACCCTACCCGATAATGAGTGTATCTGTTATTTAACCGACCGCGTAAgtatatttcactttatttatcCAAAAATGCATCATGAAATGTTGCACATTGCATGTGAATGTGTGATATTATATCACTCTACGAGATGTATATTGTTACAAAATCACAAGTAGATATATTGAagtagatttatttatttattacgaATCTCTACGTACGTTGTAATTCAGATCACTCATATCTCGTTTGCGCTTGTTTTGGTAAAGGACATTGCCTTATCACTGGCGCGGTGTCATTAACCTCGGCCGTCTGCTCAGTCATTGAAGATGTGtcgaaaaaaatataatcaagtGAGGGGTGGTAATCATTCTCGTTAACCTGACTCCCTCCAGCCATCTGACGTCCAGCCATCTGGGCGCACGTACGCTCTGCTGCCTTATGAAGTGCTTCTGCCCCCAGCCCGGATGCTCTATCTTTGCCAAAGATACATTTCCATGTCTCCCAATACGGCCACGACTTGGTTCGCATAAATTTAGCTTCTTTGTCAGCCTATAAACATATAGTTACCAATGACGAAACTTGAGATATATCCGGCTACTCACCGCAACAATTTGCTCCCACTGTTCATCGGTGCAATCAATCCTATGATCACCATCATGATTGAATCCAATTCCAGTGCGCGAAAGGATTGATCTTAGGAGTCCATAGCTCTTTTTCCATGCTCCAATCTTAGATTGTATGTGAGGTTTCCCTTTAAGTCGGTGGTGGGGAACTCTTGATGAAGGCTATCCTCAATTTTGGCTAGATACCCCGTACGAAATCCGTTGTCGGATTTTCATCCTGTAGCAACCAATCCCAGTAAGCTTGTTGCCAAAATCTCCTCCTCACGCTCAACCCACATTCTCCGAGTGCGGTCGCCCTTGCGGTACTTCTGCCGCGGTATGTGATGAAGACCtatatcaagcaaaaaccGAACAGCAGAAACTTTGGAGGACATGACTATAAATAAAGGGATTTTATCCACTGGGAAGGCACAACAAATACCTTCGCTTGCAGTTACACTGTCATGACCCATGAAACTACTCTTTGACCCAGACATCCCACCCTACAACCAAACCGAAATATTACAAATCAGACATCAGTTGTATCAACAAAATAGGCGACAAATGCTTCGCCCACACAATGGAATCAAACAGAGATTGCACATAACACTCTCAAAtgagttcaacaaaattaaagcaTTATCTTGATTACAAACTAAATTGTCGTTAATCCCCGAACTCAACCAAACGCATACCATATACcataacaacaaacacaatCGAAACAACCAGTTCGATTCTGAAAACACATGAAACGCCTAACCTAATTAACCTGGGTAATCTGAATAAAGCTAGTAAGGAAAGGCATACTGGGCATACCTGCATTTTGACAAAACTCTAGAATGAATGCTCTCCGAAATTGAGTCTATCCACTACACGCCcactaaattattgatatgtaGACAccgaaaaatttaaatataccCACTCTGCCGCGTTCATTTGGCTTTAGCAgggaaatttcaaaattttcacttttagGGGCACTTCCGTCTTTCAATAATTACCTTTAAAATAAAGCCATTATTTTAGTGGTAAATGCCAACCTATTTCTAAAACACCGAACCCGAGAAATTATGCTCTCATTTGGTGGGCCCTATTGTAACAAATCTAATCCAGATTTATACCTAATAGcccatataaaaaatactgaaCACGCCCTAAGACAAAGATGCCTTAAAGGATGTCCGGATCCAGATTGTTGGGTCGGGTCGGGCAGGGTCAGATCATCACCATATTCGTGCAGAACTGCTGATTATCATTTGAGTCTTGGGCTTGGTATTGGGCCAGACTCAAGTCGtacaaaaaatcaatataacgaaacaaaatttcatgatataataattaaaaatgtgcatatgaaaaattatactcccacAAATAACACTATCATATTGGTCCACTCCAAGTAGTACGCGACTGTTATTAACTATGGTATCatacaaatatatacatattaaatTCGAGAACAATTCATCAAGTACAAAATGCTCTATTAGCAAGAAATTAGTGGGTTGTCTCACGTAAGTGTCTCAAAAGAATATAAACTAGATCCTATAACTTTCTCTAAAGCAATATcgtaatttaaaaaaaaggttactcgtttttttttgttaaaatgacCACACTCAACATTAACATTATGGTTTGAACTCAAACGTTTCAATCACAATGTGGCCACAAGTCAGCTGTGAACTTcttaaagaaaagaatatatttccaaaaaaatactttCCCTCCACTTTTTAAATTGGTAGGGCAATTAAAGGAGGCAAGCTCCTGTGAAATTTTACCTGTTTGAAAAAGTGAATTCTTTTCTTCAAGACAAGTTTCTCTTCCCCACAATCAGCTCAAAGAATGTTCTTTCCTCTTGGGGCTTCCATCAGCTATATGCAGCAGCCTTCTCAATTATTCCAACATGCATCTCAAAACACATGCCATTTTCATCTCCTATATAAGCAACCCCACAATCATGTCCAAAAAACAGATAACCCCACAAACTTCCCTTCTTACAAAGGCGCCTTTCCAGTCTTTCATCAAGTGTGATGGCTTCAGCTGCTGCGGTGGATACTATGCCCGATGCATTGAGGCAGAGCCGGTACCATATGAAGAGATGTTTCACTAGGTATacagatatatatatataaatgatccATGTAGATACTGGCTCTTTTCTTGTGTTGTGAGGATTTCTGACCTTGTTGGCTTTCTTCGAAATTTGAAGGTTTACTGAAAAGGGAAGAAGGCTGATGAAGCTCCAGCATTTGCAGGAGGAGATAGAGCAGACCATTGAGGATAAGGCGGAAAGATCCAAAGTTATGGAGGGTACACTTGGTGATATCTTGAACTCGACGCAGGTAAGGGTGGTGGTTTTGCACATTTCTGTACCATTTTGTTATCCTGCTCCTGGGCCACATTTCTAGGAGCTGATACTCGAGAGTCTAGCATAATGAGCTCTGCTTGCAAGTACTAAGCATTCAACTCTGACATTAATATGCAGGAAGCAGCAGTCGTGCCACCATATGTTGCCTTTGCAGTAAGGCATAATCCTGGTATCTGGGACTATGTGAAGGTGGAAGCTGACAGCCTTTCTGTCGAAATAATCACATCAACAGATTATTTGAAGTTCAAAGAAATGATATATGATGAGAACTGGTGAGTACCTGATAGAACTTAAGTCTTAATTTGTAGAGGATTTTTCCCCGAGCttggaaaaataatgtttttattttttcacaggGCAAATGATGAAAATTCTCTAGAGATAGATtttggagtatttgatattaGCACTCCAAAATTGACTCTATCATCTTCAATCGGAAATGGGCTTGGCTATGTCTCTAAATTCATGACTTCGGTGCTTGGTGGGAAACCTGAGAGCGCAAAGCCTTTGGTTGATTACCTGTTAACTCTTGAACGAAATGGAGAGGTAGGGGAGTTTAAGGATCAGACAGAACCTGCAGAATGAAAAGATACTTATTAGATGCATAACTGTTTTGGAAATTCCTTTTGCAGAAGCTTATGATCAATGACACTATTGATACTGTTATGAAGCTTCAAGAGGCATTGGTAATCGCAGAAGTTTTTGTATCTGCTATGCCTAAGGACACTCCATACCAGAATTTTGAGCAGAAGTAATGACCTCATTTTCTTTACATagtccaatttttttatattgagaAGGGGggatataaaattgaaatttaacttTGTTCTTCAAATCTACACATTCTCCAGGCTTAAAGAATGGGGATTTGAGAAGGGGTGGGGAGATAATGCAGAAAGAACTAGGCAAACAATGAGGATACTTTCAGAGATAATGCAAGCACCTGATCCTGCAAACATGGAAGCATTTTTCAGTAGGCTTCCGGTCATATACAATGTTGTTGTCTTTTCTATTCATGGATACTTTGGACAAGCAGATGTCTTAGGCTTACCTGACACTGGTGGCCAGGTGAACATGTCGTTTGGTTTATTAGTCAAGATTAGTAGTACTTTTCAGTGTGAACCTGCTGATCAAGAAATACGTCGACAGGTGGTTTACATCCTTGATCAAGTGAGAGCTATGGAGGAAGAAATGTTGCTAAGAATAAAGCAGCAAGGTTTGAATGTCAAGCCCCAGATTTTAGTGGTGAGTCTACTGATAAAATAGTAGCTAAAGTGACGTTTTGATAATCTTTGGGAACGCCACTAGAGGTGCAGATGGCTAAAGCTGTTTTGTGCATGTTTATGCAGGTCACTCGTCTAATCCCGGACGCAAAAGGAAACAAATGCAATCAAGAAATGGAGCTTATTGAGGGCACAACACACTCCCACATCCTCAGGGTTCCATTCATTACTGAGAAAGGAGTTCTTGGACCATGGGTGTCTAGATTTGACATTTATCCTTACCTGGAGAGATATGCTCAGGCAAGCTCTCAACACGAACTACACTGAAACGAGTTTCTTACTATGAATTAATCAAATTCTATGTGTTCTTTCATGGCTTTAGGATGCATCGGAAAAGATTGTTGAGCTAATAGAAGGAAAGCCTGACCTTATAATTGGAAACTACACAGATGGAAACTTAGTTGCTTCTTTAGTGGCTAGCAAGCTTGGAGTGACTCAGGTAAGCATTCAAACAACTTCTACTGCAATGCGCGggtgtgtgtatgtgtttacggtttttaaaagaaaataacgtCCATATACGTACATGTCCTTGATCCTAGGGAACGATTGCTCATGCTTTAGAGAAGACAAAATATGAAGATTCAGATGTCAACTGGAGGGACTTAGACTCAAAATATCACTTCTCCTGCCAGTTCACTGCTGATCTCATAGCAATGAATGCTGCAGACTTCATAATCACAAGCACATATCAAGAAATTGCAGGAAGGTTAGAAAGCTTAAGAGTTTTTCAGAATCTTACATTACCAGCAAGTAGAAAGTTTAAGGTTGCTGTTTACTGATCTTTCAACCTTTCAGCAAGAACCGGGCAGGGCAATACGAAAGCCATGTTTCGTTCACAATGCCAGGGCTTTATAGGGCAGTTTCAGGCATTGATGTATTCGATCCCAAGTTCAACATTGCCTCCCCGGGAGCCGATCAATCTGTCTACTTCCCGTCCTCTGAGAAACAGAAGAGATTCACGAAATTCCAACCTGCCATCGAGGAACTGGTCTACAGCAAGGTGGAAAACGACGAGCACATGTAACTACATAAACTtgataaagataaataaactCATTCTTCTCCCAAAATCATCCAACTGAAAAACTAACTTTATATGTCTTGGCCAGAGGATATCTTGCAGACAGAAAGAAACCAATCATCTTCTCAATGGCAAGGCTAGACATTGTCAAGAACATTGCAGGACTAACTGAGTGGTATGGCAAGAACAAGAGGCTCAGAAACTTGGTAAACCTTGTCATTGTAGGTGGATTCTTCGATCCATCCAAGTCAAAGGACAGGGAAGAAATGGCAGAAATCAAGAAGATGCATGCCCTCATTCAGAAATACCAACTCAAGGGCCAGCTAAGATGGATAGTAGCTCAAACTGACAGATACCGCAATGGTGAGCTATACCGTTGCATTGCAGACACGAAGGGAGCTTTCGTGCAGCCTGCATTGTACGAAGCATTCGGCCTGACAGTGATCGAAGCCATGAACAGCGGACTGCCCACATTTGCAACCAATCAAGGAGGGCCAGCAGAG is drawn from Salvia hispanica cultivar TCC Black 2014 chromosome 6, UniMelb_Shisp_WGS_1.0, whole genome shotgun sequence and contains these coding sequences:
- the LOC125193215 gene encoding sucrose synthase 7-like; its protein translation is MASAAAVDTMPDALRQSRYHMKRCFTRFTEKGRRLMKLQHLQEEIEQTIEDKAERSKVMEGTLGDILNSTQEAAVVPPYVAFAVRHNPGIWDYVKVEADSLSVEIITSTDYLKFKEMIYDENWANDENSLEIDFGVFDISTPKLTLSSSIGNGLGYVSKFMTSVLGGKPESAKPLVDYLLTLERNGEKLMINDTIDTVMKLQEALVIAEVFVSAMPKDTPYQNFEQKLKEWGFEKGWGDNAERTRQTMRILSEIMQAPDPANMEAFFSRLPVIYNVVVFSIHGYFGQADVLGLPDTGGQVVYILDQVRAMEEEMLLRIKQQGLNVKPQILVVTRLIPDAKGNKCNQEMELIEGTTHSHILRVPFITEKGVLGPWVSRFDIYPYLERYAQDASEKIVELIEGKPDLIIGNYTDGNLVASLVASKLGVTQGTIAHALEKTKYEDSDVNWRDLDSKYHFSCQFTADLIAMNAADFIITSTYQEIAGSKNRAGQYESHVSFTMPGLYRAVSGIDVFDPKFNIASPGADQSVYFPSSEKQKRFTKFQPAIEELVYSKVENDEHIGYLADRKKPIIFSMARLDIVKNIAGLTEWYGKNKRLRNLVNLVIVGGFFDPSKSKDREEMAEIKKMHALIQKYQLKGQLRWIVAQTDRYRNGELYRCIADTKGAFVQPALYEAFGLTVIEAMNSGLPTFATNQGGPAEIIVDGVSGFHIDPNNGDESSNKIADFFEKCKADSRYWNRMSHGGLRRINECYTWKIYANKVLNMGSAYGFWKQLIKDQKQAKQRYIDIFYNLQFRKLAKNLLISEETKPATSSKTPTPKPAAPKPEPEPLAPKPKPEDEDTTSTAIEKLGNSRASPCACHWFCLCISSAIVMYALFKMYSMIK